Proteins from a genomic interval of Capsicum annuum cultivar UCD-10X-F1 chromosome 4, UCD10Xv1.1, whole genome shotgun sequence:
- the LOC107868957 gene encoding protein SRC2, which yields MECRRFEITLVSASDLEDVRKLFKMKVHARVSVGSNPNTEKRTPTDKHGEINPAWNFSMKFTISESMIHYPNDMLVIKLYCKRKLGDRYIGEMHMSMKELYEYSYANGGSAIMTCPVLKGSAQSQGILRFSYRFGEKVTIDKLVLAESVAGWSMC from the coding sequence ATGGAGTGCAGAAGATTTGAAATAACACTAGTATCTGCAAGTGATCTTGAAGATGTCCGGAAGCTATTCAAGATGAAAGTCCACGCTAGAGTTTCTGTAGGTAGTAACCCAAACACCGAAAAACGGACCCCCACGGACAAGCATGGGGAAATAAATCCGGCGTGGAACTTTAGTATGAAGTTTACCATCTCCGAGTCAATGATCCATTACCCTAATGATATGCTAGTCATAAAGTTGTACTGCAAGAGGAAGCTTGGGGATCGGTATATCGGGGAAATGCATATGTCGATGAAGGAGCTTTATGAATATTCATACGCTAATGGAGGCAGTGCTATCATGACTTGTCCTGTCCTCAAAGGCTCTGCTCAATCTCAAGGTATTTTGAGGTTTTCTTATAGGTTTGGAGAAAAAGTTACAATCGATAAGTTAGTCTTGGCTGAGAGCGTTGCTGGTTGGAGTATGTGCTAA